The DNA segment TTATTTCTATACGCGAGGGCGGTCCTTTCGGGTTCTTTCTCGGCCCATTGCCTGAGTCGCGGCGCAAACATCAGTCAGCTCCTAAAACCATACCTAATAATTTAATTTAGACAGCGTAAGTATTCCATCGGATAGGTGATTGTAATCTGCTTTGACAGGGTGAAGGATTCGTTCCGGCATATATGCCTGTTAAACGGTGGGCCCGCATAAGCCCTGTATGCAGGCATAACCGAACGGACGATATAAGACACGCAGACCCGATATACGCGGATACCCGGTATTCAGGATGCCCGCTCGGCAGTGAATAGGGGGCATCCGTAGGGGTCGTATCAGTGATAAGAGTTTCATTTAGCTGATTTTTCCAGGTGTCCCCCGAACTCGTAACGCATGGCCGAGAGGAGCCTGTTCTGAAATTCCGCATCGCCCCGGGAGCTGAACCGCGCGTAAAGCGCCGTGGATAGAACAGGCACGGGAACCGCTTCGTCGATTGCGGCCTTAATCGTCCAGCGCCCCTCGCCCGAGTCCGAAACCCGTCCTGCGAAGTTGGAAAGGGCGGGGTCCTGGAGCAGTGCGGTCGCGGTCAGGTCGAGGAGCCATGAAGCTATGACGCTTCCGCGCCTCCACACCTCGGTGATGTCGGGCAGGTTCAGGTCATACTGGTAGTGCTCAGGGTCGCGGAGAGGGGTTGTTTCGGCGTCGATCTCGCTCTTCTGCTTGCCTATGTTTGCGGCCTTCAGCACCCCCAGCCCTTCGGCGTATGCTGCCATTATGCCGTACTCGATGCCGTTGTGGACCATCTTTACGAAGTGTCCCGCTCCGTTCAGGCCGCAGTGCAGGTAGCCTTGCTCGGACGTGCCGCCGACTTTATCCCGGCCAGGGGTGCGGGGAATGTCGCCCATGCCCGGCGCCAGAGTGGCGAAGATCGGGTCGAGGTGCTTCACTACGGAATCTTCACCGCCGATCATCATGCAGTACCCGCGCTCGAGTCCCCAGACGCCTCCGCTCGTCCCCACGTCCACGTAATGGAATCCTTTCGGAGCTAGCTCCTTTGCCCGCCTTATGTCGTCCACGTAATACGAGTTGCCGCCGTCGATGAGTATGTCCCCCGGCTCGAGATAGGGAATTATGCCGGAAATTGTTTCGTCGACTACT comes from the Thermodesulfobacteriota bacterium genome and includes:
- the gnd gene encoding phosphogluconate dehydrogenase (NAD(+)-dependent, decarboxylating), whose product is MQLGMIGLGRMGGNMVRRLLKGGHECVVYDRSQKAVNELAQEKAVGASSLEDFVKKLAKPRAVWMMVPAAVVDETISGIIPYLEPGDILIDGGNSYYVDDIRRAKELAPKGFHYVDVGTSGGVWGLERGYCMMIGGEDSVVKHLDPIFATLAPGMGDIPRTPGRDKVGGTSEQGYLHCGLNGAGHFVKMVHNGIEYGIMAAYAEGLGVLKAANIGKQKSEIDAETTPLRDPEHYQYDLNLPDITEVWRRGSVIASWLLDLTATALLQDPALSNFAGRVSDSGEGRWTIKAAIDEAVPVPVLSTALYARFSSRGDAEFQNRLLSAMRYEFGGHLEKSAK